A region from the Leucoraja erinacea ecotype New England chromosome 18, Leri_hhj_1, whole genome shotgun sequence genome encodes:
- the LOC129705857 gene encoding plakophilin-3-like isoform X1, with the protein MNAMQDVHFLKSALPSDAKVSTLAVPSDQQLDQRNEHRPGSQQKSMRVQEQVLTMLKSSSSGRGSTSSHGGSLHEGSGGMTKYHTATMPGFSSKSQVYSTENKYSTVNPSVYRQGGKQNWSARSAVGDYTAKGQTRASQYGRQGDEATFRYRSISGHQTKARPLSLHQSSQYGYNTRSQMGQQDIDTMSLRSLQLPSKYVQKQTWSGVQMNGQAMYQRPDDELSMMSDQVDSSYMSSVGNEYGNGANLTYDTRTYPVSQQMGVGGYVKKMSISSGGMPGYAAEEFEETSVRRHVRPPAQRTLQRIQQYSKVSRGRTGSSSQVPAQISRSSSMHSVNGMQHGVRELGTQQMQQLQTDMSRFQLSSVPMTQTDGMNLPTAVQFLRSTDVNNQVIGSSYIQHKCYHDASAKTEAYNLGAVAELVNLFNDRSLEVQRSATASMRNLLYNNNINKQELVKQNGIPKMMEAIKFNDEELKANITGILWNLSSKEELKHTLAEGTLEDITEEILSPYSGWSKNITTQEFPSEDSVFYNTTGYIRNLSSGKMETRLRMRQCKGLVDSLVHYITHCVDIGKTADKSLENSTCVLRNLSYRLYEEIPSFYQNRLGGPGRNDRSTKNEDVVGCFTPQSRKIKEINTDTAVFSEISKDPKGIEWLWSPATVKMYGSVLENSESNIQTTEAALGALQNITAGDFRWASVMSRLTMEQGRTWYTLIDYLKSNDDKVLKALTGLLRNITLHAKNKEDVSIKIIGPLLNKLPEEFNNSSPSNEVAANICMILNGLVIETSEAPKQIVNHNGLRRIMNIKERSKIESEKAVNAVTTLLGNMWYYKSLHREYRSRGFLKNHFVPY; encoded by the exons GCTCTGGAGGAATGACAAAATATCATACAGCAACTATGCCAGGTTTCAGCTCCAAGTCACAGGTTTATTCAACAGAGAACAAGTATTCT ACTGTCAACCCATCTGTGTACCGGCAGGGAGGCAAACAAAACTGGTCGGCCCGCTCAGCTGTGGGAGATTACACTGCTAAAGGGCAAACCAGGGCAAGTCAGTATGGAAGACAAGGGGATGAAGCAACTTTTCGTTACAGATCTATATCCGGCCATCAAACCAAAGCTAGACCATTGTCCTTGCACCAGTCTTCACAATATGGATACAACACCAGATCTCAGATGGGACAACAGGACATTGATACCATGTCGCTGCGTTCATTGCAGTTGCCAAGTAAATATGTGCAGAAACAGACTTGGTCTGGAGTTCAGATGAACGGGCAAGCCATGTACCAGAGACCAGATGACGAACTTAGCATGATGTCGGATCAGGTCGATAGCAGCTACATGTCTTCAGTTGGTAATGAATATGGCAACGGTGCAAACTTGACCTATGACACCAGGACTTATCCAGTGAGTCAGCAGATGGGTGTAGGAGGCTATGTGAAAAAGATGTCAATTTCTTCAGGAGGCATGCCTGGTTACGCAGCGGAAGAATTCGAGGAGACCTCCGTACGGCGACATGTCAGGCCTCCAGCTCAACGCACACTGCAGAGGATCCAACAGTACAGCAAAGTGTCTCGTGGAAGAACCGGCTCGAGCTCCCAAGTTCCAGCGCAAATATCACGCAGTTCATCCATGCACAGTGTGAATGGAATGCAACATGGTGTCCGCGAACTGGGCACTCAGCAAATGCAGCAGTTACAAACGGATATGAGCAGGTTTCAACTATCATCTGTTCCAATGACACA AACTGATGGAATGAACCTACCTACTGCTGTACAATTTCTGCGCAGCACTGATGTTAACAACCAAGTTATTGGATCTAGTTACATTCAGCATAAGTGCTACCACGATGCGAGTGCTAAAACAGAG GCCTATAACCTGGGAGCCGTCGCTGAACTAGTGAATCTTTTCAATGATCGGTCATTAGAGGTTCAGAGGAGTGCCACAGCATCAATGCGCAACCtgctgtacaataacaacatcaaCAAACAGGAGCTGGTCAAACAGAATGGAATCCCCAAAATGATGGAGGCAATCAAATTTAATGATGAAGAACTGAAGGCTAACATCACAG GAATTTTGTGGAACCTGTCTTCCAAAGAGGAACTGAAACACACTCTTGCTGAAGGAACATTAGAAGATATCACGGAAGAAATCCTTTCTCCTTACTCAGGTTGGAGTAAGAATATTACTACCCAGGAGTTTCCTTCAGAGGATAGTGTCTTCTATAATACAACGGGCTACATTCG AAATCTAAGTTCTGGAAAAATGGAAACTCGTCTGAGAATGCGACAATGCAAAGGTTTAGTGGACTCGTTAGTCCATTACATCACGCACTGTGTTGATATTGGCAAAACTGCAGACAAG agtttggagaaTTCGACCTGTGTTCTGCGTAACTTGTCCTATCGCCTTTATGAAGAAATACCATCGTTTTATCAGAACCGATTGGGCGGCCCTGGCAGGAATGACAGAAGCACAAAGAACGAAGATGTTGTGGGATGTTTCACTCCACAGAGTCGGAAAATCAAGGAG ATCAATACAGATACAGCAGTATTTTCTGAAATATCGAAAGATCCAAAAGGAATTGAATGGCTATGGAGCCCTGCCACAGTGAAAATGTACGGCAGCGTCTTGGAAAATAGTGAGTCCAACATACAGACTACTGAAGCTGCCTTGGGAGCTCTACAGAATATTACAGCAGGGGATTTCCGG TGGGCCTCTGTGATGAGTCGTTTGACAATGGAGCAGGGCAGAACATGGTACACACTTATCGACTATTTGAAGAGCAATGACGATAAAGTATTGAAAGCCTTAACTGGTCTACTTCGCAATATCACCTTACATGCAAAGAACAAGGAAGATGTCT CAATCAAAATCATTGGACCTCTCTTGAATAAATTACCTGAGGAGTTCAATAACTCTTCACCGTCGAATGAGGTGGCTGCTAATATTTGCATGATACTCAACGGTCTAGTAATCGAAACCAGTGAAGCTCCCAAACAAATTGTAAACCATAATGGATTAAGAAGGATCATGAATATCAAAGAGAGAAGCAAAAT TGAATCTGAGAAAGCTGTAAATGCTGTCACCACCCTTTTGGGAAATATGTGGTATTACAAGTCCCTTCACCGTGAATACAGATCG AGGGGCTTTCTAAAGAACCACTTTGTGCCTTATTGA
- the LOC129705857 gene encoding plakophilin-3-like isoform X2 produces MTKYHTATMPGFSSKSQVYSTENKYSTVNPSVYRQGGKQNWSARSAVGDYTAKGQTRASQYGRQGDEATFRYRSISGHQTKARPLSLHQSSQYGYNTRSQMGQQDIDTMSLRSLQLPSKYVQKQTWSGVQMNGQAMYQRPDDELSMMSDQVDSSYMSSVGNEYGNGANLTYDTRTYPVSQQMGVGGYVKKMSISSGGMPGYAAEEFEETSVRRHVRPPAQRTLQRIQQYSKVSRGRTGSSSQVPAQISRSSSMHSVNGMQHGVRELGTQQMQQLQTDMSRFQLSSVPMTQTDGMNLPTAVQFLRSTDVNNQVIGSSYIQHKCYHDASAKTEAYNLGAVAELVNLFNDRSLEVQRSATASMRNLLYNNNINKQELVKQNGIPKMMEAIKFNDEELKANITGILWNLSSKEELKHTLAEGTLEDITEEILSPYSGWSKNITTQEFPSEDSVFYNTTGYIRNLSSGKMETRLRMRQCKGLVDSLVHYITHCVDIGKTADKSLENSTCVLRNLSYRLYEEIPSFYQNRLGGPGRNDRSTKNEDVVGCFTPQSRKIKEINTDTAVFSEISKDPKGIEWLWSPATVKMYGSVLENSESNIQTTEAALGALQNITAGDFRWASVMSRLTMEQGRTWYTLIDYLKSNDDKVLKALTGLLRNITLHAKNKEDVSIKIIGPLLNKLPEEFNNSSPSNEVAANICMILNGLVIETSEAPKQIVNHNGLRRIMNIKERSKIESEKAVNAVTTLLGNMWYYKSLHREYRSRGFLKNHFVPY; encoded by the exons ATGACAAAATATCATACAGCAACTATGCCAGGTTTCAGCTCCAAGTCACAGGTTTATTCAACAGAGAACAAGTATTCT ACTGTCAACCCATCTGTGTACCGGCAGGGAGGCAAACAAAACTGGTCGGCCCGCTCAGCTGTGGGAGATTACACTGCTAAAGGGCAAACCAGGGCAAGTCAGTATGGAAGACAAGGGGATGAAGCAACTTTTCGTTACAGATCTATATCCGGCCATCAAACCAAAGCTAGACCATTGTCCTTGCACCAGTCTTCACAATATGGATACAACACCAGATCTCAGATGGGACAACAGGACATTGATACCATGTCGCTGCGTTCATTGCAGTTGCCAAGTAAATATGTGCAGAAACAGACTTGGTCTGGAGTTCAGATGAACGGGCAAGCCATGTACCAGAGACCAGATGACGAACTTAGCATGATGTCGGATCAGGTCGATAGCAGCTACATGTCTTCAGTTGGTAATGAATATGGCAACGGTGCAAACTTGACCTATGACACCAGGACTTATCCAGTGAGTCAGCAGATGGGTGTAGGAGGCTATGTGAAAAAGATGTCAATTTCTTCAGGAGGCATGCCTGGTTACGCAGCGGAAGAATTCGAGGAGACCTCCGTACGGCGACATGTCAGGCCTCCAGCTCAACGCACACTGCAGAGGATCCAACAGTACAGCAAAGTGTCTCGTGGAAGAACCGGCTCGAGCTCCCAAGTTCCAGCGCAAATATCACGCAGTTCATCCATGCACAGTGTGAATGGAATGCAACATGGTGTCCGCGAACTGGGCACTCAGCAAATGCAGCAGTTACAAACGGATATGAGCAGGTTTCAACTATCATCTGTTCCAATGACACA AACTGATGGAATGAACCTACCTACTGCTGTACAATTTCTGCGCAGCACTGATGTTAACAACCAAGTTATTGGATCTAGTTACATTCAGCATAAGTGCTACCACGATGCGAGTGCTAAAACAGAG GCCTATAACCTGGGAGCCGTCGCTGAACTAGTGAATCTTTTCAATGATCGGTCATTAGAGGTTCAGAGGAGTGCCACAGCATCAATGCGCAACCtgctgtacaataacaacatcaaCAAACAGGAGCTGGTCAAACAGAATGGAATCCCCAAAATGATGGAGGCAATCAAATTTAATGATGAAGAACTGAAGGCTAACATCACAG GAATTTTGTGGAACCTGTCTTCCAAAGAGGAACTGAAACACACTCTTGCTGAAGGAACATTAGAAGATATCACGGAAGAAATCCTTTCTCCTTACTCAGGTTGGAGTAAGAATATTACTACCCAGGAGTTTCCTTCAGAGGATAGTGTCTTCTATAATACAACGGGCTACATTCG AAATCTAAGTTCTGGAAAAATGGAAACTCGTCTGAGAATGCGACAATGCAAAGGTTTAGTGGACTCGTTAGTCCATTACATCACGCACTGTGTTGATATTGGCAAAACTGCAGACAAG agtttggagaaTTCGACCTGTGTTCTGCGTAACTTGTCCTATCGCCTTTATGAAGAAATACCATCGTTTTATCAGAACCGATTGGGCGGCCCTGGCAGGAATGACAGAAGCACAAAGAACGAAGATGTTGTGGGATGTTTCACTCCACAGAGTCGGAAAATCAAGGAG ATCAATACAGATACAGCAGTATTTTCTGAAATATCGAAAGATCCAAAAGGAATTGAATGGCTATGGAGCCCTGCCACAGTGAAAATGTACGGCAGCGTCTTGGAAAATAGTGAGTCCAACATACAGACTACTGAAGCTGCCTTGGGAGCTCTACAGAATATTACAGCAGGGGATTTCCGG TGGGCCTCTGTGATGAGTCGTTTGACAATGGAGCAGGGCAGAACATGGTACACACTTATCGACTATTTGAAGAGCAATGACGATAAAGTATTGAAAGCCTTAACTGGTCTACTTCGCAATATCACCTTACATGCAAAGAACAAGGAAGATGTCT CAATCAAAATCATTGGACCTCTCTTGAATAAATTACCTGAGGAGTTCAATAACTCTTCACCGTCGAATGAGGTGGCTGCTAATATTTGCATGATACTCAACGGTCTAGTAATCGAAACCAGTGAAGCTCCCAAACAAATTGTAAACCATAATGGATTAAGAAGGATCATGAATATCAAAGAGAGAAGCAAAAT TGAATCTGAGAAAGCTGTAAATGCTGTCACCACCCTTTTGGGAAATATGTGGTATTACAAGTCCCTTCACCGTGAATACAGATCG AGGGGCTTTCTAAAGAACCACTTTGTGCCTTATTGA